In Candidatus Kapaibacterium thiocyanatum, the DNA window ACCGTTTCCGCCTCGCGCCGTTCGTGCCCGTACGTGGTATCGGCAGTTGCGGGATCAGGCGCGTCGCGTGATCCGAAGCGAGCGATTCGTTCTCTACGATCCGGCAGGTCATGTCCTCCAGCTCGCCGGATTCTTCAGGCCATATCTGGACGGAATGGTTTCGGAACGGGGCTCGGTCGTCCAGTTCTTCCTGCCCTATGTGTCGGAATCGATGGCTGCCTCTCTCGGACTGCGCCCGCACGACCTTCGTATCGTCATCAGCGATCGCATCGAACGGTGGGCGCGTCGCCGGGGTTGACGATATTTGCAGTCCCGTCCTGCGGGAACGGAATACCATCATGGCGAAGATCGATGGGGATGGCGTTCCGTACCACGAACTGGCCAGCGATGCGCCCTCATTCTCATCGGCGGTGGTTCATGCGGAGGTAGGGGCGAAGGCCGGCCCGGTCGCGCAGCCCGTGGCCCTGGAAGCGGAAGACACGTGCGAGAGCTTGTCGAGCGGACCTCTTCCTCGTGCATCGTGTGGGGGACCGTATCGATGGGCTGGAGATCAAGGCCATCGGCGTCATCGGATACGATGCGACCGAAGGAGCGTACGTAACGTATCCGTTCGACAATCACGGAGCCGTTGGTACGTATAAGGCCACCTCGACGGACGGAACGTGACGATCACGGGGAGATCGGGACGTTTTATCGGTACGTTCAACGACGAAGGAACGGCATTGTCCGGTACCTGGGAACGGTCAGACGACGGTTCGAATTGGGTATCTTGGATGACCGTCATACTGCAGAAGATCGACCAGCAGAACATTCATGCCTCCAATTTCAGAACGCTATGATCATCGAAACAGTAACAAGTCCGCGCCTGGATGTCGAAGCGGTGCGCAGTGGAGCCCTTACGAACGTGCCTGGCGATCACATGGTGATTTCGCGCTATCGTGATGGTGAGTGGTCCACACCGGCGATCCAGCCCTATGGGGACATCTCCCTGTCCCCCCTGGCCCTCGGCCTGCATTATGCGCAGACCGTCTTCGAAGGGATGAAGGCCTATCGCTGGCAGGATGGACGGGTGGCGATCTTCCGCGATACGAAGCATCACGAGCGCTTCAACCGTTCGCTCACCCGTATGTGCATGCCCACGGTGCCGCAGGAATTCTTCACGAAGGCGATGCCCGCGCTGATCGATTCCGATCGCGACTGGGTGCCGCCCGGACCCGATTCGGCCTACTATATCCGTCCGTTCGTCTTCGCCAGCGAAGAGCGCATGGGGATCAAGGTATCCGACGAGTACATCTTCATGATCGTCGGCGGCCCCTTCCGTCCTATCTACACACGTCCGCTCCGTGTCAAGGTCGAGCGCGACTTCGTCCGCGCAGCCGCAGGTGGTACCGGATCCGCCAAATGCGGCGGCAACTACGCCGCCGCGATGCTGCCCACGAAGCTCGCACAGCAGCAGGGATTCGATCAGGTACTGTGGACCGATGCCAGGGATCATCACTATATCGAGGAATCCGGAACGATGAACGTCTGCTTCATCGTCGACGGAGCCCTGGTGACGCCGGCCACGACCGATACGATTCTCGACGGCGTGACGCGAGATGCCGTCCTTACGCTCGCCCAGGACATGGGTCTGCGCGTCGAGGAACGTCCGGTAACGGTCGACGAACTGCGCGCGGGCATTCCCGCAGGGCATGTCACGGAAGCCTTCGGCGTCGGTACGGCCGCGAGCATCGCTCCCATCGGTGCCGTTTCCATCGACGGTGACGAGTTCACCCTCGACGTACAACCCGGCTGCACGATGTTCGCCCTCAAGCAACGCCTCAACGCCGTGCGCTTCGGAGAGATTCCGGATTCGCATCACTGGATGTCCATCGTCGACGGCGCTGCGAGCCAATGGAGATAAGGGCGGTATGAGCGATGCGCCAGCAGAGTCGCGCATCCTTCCGCTTCAGTACCTGAAGGGGATCGGCCCACGAAGGGCGGAAGCACTGGCCAAGGATGGTCTCGTGACGATCGAGGACGTGCTCCTGTACGTACCACGGAGCTACGTGGATCGTAATGCCGCACCCAGTATCGCCGCCCTGCACCAATCGTACCGTCGGCCCGATCTCTGGAACGGCGACGCTGCTTCCATCGCCAAGGTCACGTCGGAAGTGACGCTCATCGCCGCCGTGCACGACGTACGCGAAAGCACGGTGGGCAAGGGACGCCGCATGCTGTCCGTCGTCATCACCGACGGCAGCGGCAGTACGGCCAAGCTGGTATTCTGGAACATGGTCGACTACTACAAACGTGCACTGACCCAGGGCCAGTACGTCGTCGTGAGCGGTACTCCGGAATACGAGCCACGATTCAACCAGATCTCGTTCCATCATCCCGAGATCGAACGCATCGACGAGGAGGACATGGCCGACTACCGGTCGGGCGTGATCCTGCCGAAGTACACGCTGACGCAGGGCATGCGCAATGCCGGCATCACGATGCGGCTCATGCGGGACATGGTAGGGCAGGTCATCGACAAGGCCATCGGTACGATGGTCGATCCCGTACCCGTCGACATACGCCAGCGCCTGCGGATGATTCCACGCGATCGTGCGTTGAGGGAACTGCATTTCCCGTCGTCGCTGCAGGCCATCAACGATGCACGCCAGCGCATGAAGTTCGAAGAGCTGTTCTTCTTCCAGTTGCTGCTGGCCGTACGGCGGAGGTCGCGTAAACGTCCGGAGAACGGTCTCGTCGTATCGCCGAAGAGTCCTCGCGCACGGGCTCTCACGGAACGTCTTCCCTTTCAGCTCACCGGGGCGCAACGCCGCGTGATCCACGAAATCACCAACGATATGTCGTCCGGTGTGCCCATGAACAGGCTGCTCCAGGGCGACGTCGGTTCGGGCAAGACGATCGTGGCATTGCTCTGCATGCTCTGTGCGGTCGACAACGGATATCAGACGCTCATCATGGCGCCGACCGAAATCCTCGCGGAACAGCACTACAACGGCATCCGGCGGTTGCTCGACGGGACGGACATACGGATCGTCCAGCTCGTCGGTGGACAGAAGAAGGCCATGCGCGCAGCGGCGCTGAGCGAGATCGCGGCAGGCGAGGCCCAGATCATCGTCGGTACGCATGCCATGTTCGAAGCCGACGTCCGGTACAGGAACCTGGGTCTGATCGTCATCGACGAACAGCACCGGTTCGGTGTGGCACAGCGTGCCGCATTGCAGCGGCTCGGCAAGGACTCGCACGATGAGGGGCCGCGGGTGCCGCATATCCTCGTCATGTCCGCTACGCCGATTCCCCGTACGTTGAGCATGACCGTCTATGGTGATCTCGACGTCTCCGTCATCGACGCCATGCCGGCGGAACGCCGCCCGATCAGTACCCACGTCGTCTTCGAATCGCAGATCTCCGACGTCCACCGGTTCATCCGCGAGCAGGTCGCCGAGGGCCGCCAGGCCTACATCGTCTATCCTCTCGTGGAGAAGAGCGAGAAGCTCGAGCTGAAGTCCGCGGTCGAGCATCACGAGACGCTTCAGCATGAAGTGTTTCCCGATCTCAAGGTCGGCCTCCTTCATGGACAGATGCTCTGGTACGAGAAGGAGGATGCGATGAAAGCCTTCCTGAACAGGGAGTTCGACATTCTCGTCGCCACGACCGTCGTCGAAGTCGGCATCGACGTGCCCAATGCCACGGTCATGCTCGTCGAGAATGCGGAACGGTTCGGTCTGGCCCAGTTGCATCAGCTACGTGGCCGGGTGGGCAGGAGCGGTCACCAGTCATATTGCTTTCTCGCAACGAAGGATCATTTCCGGTACCAGATCAATCGAAGGACGACGGTCGAGGACCGGGCTGCCTCCGTCATCAGACTGAAGACGATGGAGGAGACGACGGACGGCTTCCGCATCGCCGAAGTCGACCTGTCGTTGCGGGGTCCGGGCGACGTGCTGGGCACCAGGCAAAGCGGTTTGCCGGAGTTCAGATTCGCCGATCTGGTAACGGACGTTCCGGTGATCGCTCGAGCGAGAGAGGAAGCCTTCGGTCTTCTCGAACGCGATCCTCACCTGCGTGCGCAGGAACATCGGCATGCCAGGGAAGTTCTGATCGCACTGTTCGAAGGAGCCTCCGGCTTCGTCAGCGTCGCGTGAAGGGCATCGGTCTTGCCGATCCCGGTCCGTAACTCGCTTCGCGACACGGCGCCAGGTGTGGAGAACGATCCACCGGACGTATCCTTCGGGTTCATCGCAGTGACGTAACTTTGTACTCTATGTTCGTTCAGCCGACACGTGAAATATTGCCTGTTGACGATCCGCTGACACTCGGATTCAACGTCAACGAAATCTTCTACTCGATCCAGGGAGAAGGTACACGTGCCGGCGTTCCCTGTACCTTCGTCCGTCTGCAGGGCTGCAAGCTCCGATGCGTATGGTGCGACACGCCCTATGCCCTGGACAAGCGCCATCGGGAGCGGTCGATGACAGGCGCCGACATCCTTGCCGAAATCGAACGCATCGGATGCCGGTTCGTCGAGTTCACGGGTGGGGAACCACTGGAGCAGATCAACGTCTTCCCACTCATGGCGCTGCTGTGCGACAAGGGCTATACCGTCGCCGTGGAAACGGGCGGTCATGTCGACGTCTCACTCCTGGACCGCCGCATCGTTCGTATCCTCGACGTCAAATGTCCTGATTCGAAGATGTCGTCGCTCAACTACTGGCCCAATCTCGACGTTCTCGATGCCAACGACGAGGTGAAGTTCGTGATCGCTTCGCGCGACGACTACGAATGGGCCCGCGACGTCGTCCGCAAGTATGCACTGGGAGAACGTACGGCAGCGGTCCTGTTCTCCTGTGTCTTCGATGCCGTGCCCTTCGTCGATCTCGTGAACTGGATTCTCGAAGATCACCTTCCCGTGCGGTTCCAGTTGCAGGTGCACAAGTTCGTGTGGGATCCTCAAACGCGGGGAGTGTAGCGATGATCGTCCGCAGCATCATGGTCTGTATCTCCATCTTCGCCTCCTTCTGCGTGGCGAAGGGCCAGGCCATGTACGATGCCGAAGATCTCATGAACAAGTATGCCCTGCCGGTACTGTGGGTCGGCGTCAATTCGGCGGCGGACGACTATGCGCCGTCCTTCGATCCCGTACACGGAAGACTCTGTTTCTCATCGGAACGCACCGAATGGGCTACCGTCTATTCCTGCGATCCGCCACGTGCACTCGATGTATATGTCGACGTCGTACCCGTTGCCGGTACCTTCAACCAGATAGGGCAGCACAGGGCCTTCGTCTCGTTCGCCGATAATGGCGAAGGTGTGGGGGCGGCCTTCCTCATGCATTCGAGACGTTCCTATATGGGAATCGTCAACATCCTGCGCGACGGGGGGCAGGTCAACTGCGGTCGTGCCCTCGACGTCTGCAATGGCGAGTTCTTCTCATCCCACCCGGCCATCTCGCCCGATGGCACGCGTCTCGTCTTCTCGAGTGACAGGGGAGTCAGCCGCGGCCTCGATCTGTGGATGAGCGAGCGGACGGTGGACAGGGACTGGACGGAACCGGTCCTCGTCAACAACGTCGTGAACTCGGAGGGCAACGAGATCACGCCCGTCTTCCTTTCCAACGATTCACTGCTCTACGCTTCGAACGGATACGGCGGCAAGGGAGGCTATGACATCTTCCTTTCCGTCTTCCGTGATGGCATGTGGCAGGAACCGGAGCCTCTCGAATGGCTCAATTCCGAGTTCGACGACAGCGACTGCGCACGGTTGCCCGACGGTACCATCGTCTTCGCATCCAATCGCCCGGGCGGCACCGGTGGTCTGGATCTCTACGTATCCCGACGTCGTGTCCAGGCTGCACGCCAGTGATCGTCACTCCATCATCAGCGTACCGATGTCGAGCGTCTGCTTGTTGCCGGTCAGCGGCAGCGTGATCGTCTTCTTCGTTTCGTTCGGCTTGCCGTAGTGCGTGTAGAGCTCGAGCTGTATCGTGGCGGGACCGCTCGCACGCTGACGGCTATTGCCGTAGTAGTTGGCCTGTACCTTGTAGGCACCTTTCGCCGCATTCTTCAGCAGGAATTCTTCGGGACCGTATCCGCCGGTCAGATCGCGTGAGATGCGTCCGCCGATGGTCGTTTCCCTGTGGCCATAGAAGCACTTCTCACCGCTGGGATCCGTGACCCACATATCGACGTCCGTATTGTCGGCATCCCACGCGAGGACGATGCGCACGTCGACCGGCATGTTGCCGATGAATCTCGGATCGACGACCGTCGTGTCCACGGACAATCCGTTCTTCGCGACGAGATGATTCAGTTCGTTGAGGGCGATCATCTCGACCTCGGGGAAGCGATTGTCCCACGGACGATCGACGACGGCGTAGAGATAGCGGATGGCGTCGGGATATCGCTTCGCAGCGGCGAGTGCCAGACCGAGATCCCTGTACGATTGCGGTTCTTCGCCACGTATACGCAGGACGTCTTCGTACATGAGGACTGCGAGGTCTGCATGCCCGAGTTGCAGCAGCCTGCCGGCAAGGACGCGCAGTTGCTCGTGATCCTCGGCCTTGAGCTCGGCGATATTGGAGAGGACGCGCAGGGCCTCGGCCAGTCTGCCCTTCGAGCGCAGGATGTCCGCGGCGTCGAGATAGAATTGCGGCGAGTTCTCGTACTGCGGCCTCAACGTCAGGTAGATACGGTAGGCATCGGCAGGCTTCGCAGCCTTCATCGCAGATAGATAGGACGTCGATGAATCGCTGTCGATCAGCATGATTCTGCCCGACGTGGTCGCGGCGGTGGCCTCCTTCTTGAATCGGTCCGTCGTTCCTTCACGGTTCTGCGGGGACTTCGCAGGCATCAGGGCATCGGACGATTCGGGGGCGGCGGGCAGAGGGGTGGTGAGTGCACGTGCCGTTTCCGTAAGCGTGACGTCGTCCGACCGCTGCGAGACTTCGGCTTCGACGACGGGCTCTGCCGCATTGCCCGAGCCCGCGGCGAATCCGTCGCTCAGTTGATCCGTGATTTCGACCGCTTGTGTGCGAACGACGGCACCGGACGCTCGGCTGCCGCGGATGTTGAAGCCGTTGCCCTTCACGGATGCTGCGGGCAGCGGACCTTCTCTATCCATAGCTCCATTGCTCTCGTAGAAGTCGATGACTCCACGCCGGAATCGCGCATCGACCGTTTGCTCATGGCCTGGCAGAACGGTGAGATTGGTCGAAACCGTGTCACGTACCGCTCCGCTCGCCGGCATGTTGATGCGGACGGTATAGTCGCCTGCCGGAACGTTCGTGATATAGTACGTGCCGTTATTTCTCGTGAGGCCACCTCGGGTGGTGCCGAGGATGCGAACGGTCGCACCGGAAACCGGTTTGCCGTCGGTGCCCGTGACGAGTCCGCGCAGGATACCGGTGGTTCCGTTCCTGATCTTGAGAGGAACGGGCGTCTTGAACGTGAAGGCCGTACTGTCCGGTTCACGCATCGGGATGTCGGTGACCGGTGGTACATAGGGCTCGAAGACCCTGTCATACCACTCCTTGCGTTGATTCCACAGTGCGAGCATCTCTTCCTTGTGGAGCGATCGGCGGCGTACGCTGTCGTCCACGATACCCTTGCGGCGCTCCGTCCATTGTGCGAGGAGAGCGGGCTCGCTTGCGGGCGGTGCGATGTTGAAGCGAACGTAGTCCTCCAGTAGTTCCAGCACGATCAGCGACGTTCCCTGCGTGACGATGCCGAAGCGCTGTCCGATCGCGGTGATGGCCGCCTCGTTGCGTACGGGATCGGCGCCGTAACGGCCGAGTTCGCTGTGTGCCCAGAGACGCGCGACGGTCGTGCCCGAATCGAAGTCCTCGCGACCGGAGATACGGATGCGCTCGAGGCGTGCCGTGCCCGGACCGGATTCGAACTGAAGCTCGATCACGGCTTCGTCGGACTTCAGGATGCCACCTACGGTGATCATGTCGTTCGCGACCTGTCCTCCGACAGGGTAGAGGCCGTCGACGTCACCCTGTTCGACGCGAACGGACGCAAGGCGTACAGGACGATAGGCGAGAAGATCGACGGCATCGTCGATCGTGCCTTCGGCGAGATTCAGATACGATCCGCCGCTGCGACGTGCGATGTCGGACAACGACGCATGATTGGCCGTCGTGCTGCTCGCGATGGTGATGACTTCGGCGTCGCCCGGCGGTGCCGATGCAGCGCCGAACGTCGATATGCCATCGGAGAAGAGCAGGTAGAGGTCCGTGCCTCCTCCTGCCAGTGGTGCGGTGGCGAACTGCGTACCGCCGTCGTAGACCATCGAACGCAGGGCCGTCCGCAGAGCGGACCAGTTGCCGGACGTGATCCTGAATTTCTGCACGGGCAGTGCACCGATGGCGAACGGTGCGAGTGTGACGTCGACGTTCGGATAGAGACGGAAGAGATTGTCGAGGACGTTCAGCTCCTTGTCGATGTCGCGCTTCATGCCCGAGAGCGAGGCATCCCAGGCGAGCGTGATACGGGACGGGGCGATACGGCGTGTCCGTTGCGACGGGATGCCGAGGAAGGTCGCGAAGTACTTCCGTCCGTCGAAGTCGTTGACGGCCGTGAATGTCTTTCCCGACGTCACGGGAATGAGACATTGGAACAGGCGGTCGATGACGGCATTCTCCAGATGCGTTTCCGCGTGGTAGGTACGGCCGTTCGGCGTGAAGTCGACGTCCTTCCAGTCGCTGCCGCTGAGGACGGGCCGTGTGCCGAAGGCCGCGACGTCCATGACGAAGGAGAACGTCCGCACCGTATCGGTGAAGGCGAAGGGCAGGGAATACAGATAGCCGTCCGACGAAGCGCGGAGTTGCTGTTCGTAGGCGATGACGATGCGGCGCGTTCCGTTGGCTGGAAGCGGATAGATACGCGAGCGGAAGGTATTGCCGCGCGTCCATTCCATCAAGGCGGGATCGACCTTCCGCTTGATGATGGCCTCGAAGGTCGCACGCGCCTTCTCCTTCGGAACGACGACGCCATCACGGACGTGTCCATTGATGTCGAGGGCGAAGCGGCTGATCGTCTGTCCTTCCGTGATCGGGAACTCGAACTCGCCTTCGAGGATGCGGGGGAACGGATTGTGGACCGTCATATCCATCGTCGTCACGGCCAGTGTGCCCGTGATGCGTACGGAGACGTCGAGCTTGACGACGCGCAGGGTTGTCGACGTTCCGTTCTCGTTGACGACGACACCGGGCATCGTCGATCGTTGTGCCGTGGCGAGGACGGGCAGGGAAGCAGCGAGGAGCAGTGCGAGGAAGATCGTTTTCATGATGATGCTCCTTGAATCAGCGTTGGATGAGAAGTCGTTGGATCATGCGGTCCGCCCGGCCGTCTGCCTGGATGACGACGAGGTACATGCCCGCTGCTGCGTCGTCGAGTCCGGTGATCGGTATCCGGTGCTGTCCGCGTTGCATGCTGCGTGCATTCCAGAGCGTGGCGATCTCCCGGCCGTTCATGTCGACGACGATGGCCGAGGTGGTGAGGTCCGACCGCAGGTCGAGATTCAGCATGGCCGTGCCGGACGTCAACGGATTGGGAGAGATGGTCGCAGCGCCGAAGAGCGTCGTCGTCTGCCGTTGGGTAAAGTCGTCGACGGCCTTGGTATAGCGGGACGGGAGCAGCGGCCGGTGCGGATCGGCGACGGCGGCGGCATCGAACCACAGCACCGCATAGGTCCGTGCGTCGGGCGTGAGCGGGATGCGGATGCCGATCATGTCGTTGACGGACGTGACCAGACGCGTCGTCTTCGTCTGCTGTACTGCATCGCGTCGTTCGGCATCG includes these proteins:
- a CDS encoding ATP-dependent DNA helicase RecG, translating into MSDAPAESRILPLQYLKGIGPRRAEALAKDGLVTIEDVLLYVPRSYVDRNAAPSIAALHQSYRRPDLWNGDAASIAKVTSEVTLIAAVHDVRESTVGKGRRMLSVVITDGSGSTAKLVFWNMVDYYKRALTQGQYVVVSGTPEYEPRFNQISFHHPEIERIDEEDMADYRSGVILPKYTLTQGMRNAGITMRLMRDMVGQVIDKAIGTMVDPVPVDIRQRLRMIPRDRALRELHFPSSLQAINDARQRMKFEELFFFQLLLAVRRRSRKRPENGLVVSPKSPRARALTERLPFQLTGAQRRVIHEITNDMSSGVPMNRLLQGDVGSGKTIVALLCMLCAVDNGYQTLIMAPTEILAEQHYNGIRRLLDGTDIRIVQLVGGQKKAMRAAALSEIAAGEAQIIVGTHAMFEADVRYRNLGLIVIDEQHRFGVAQRAALQRLGKDSHDEGPRVPHILVMSATPIPRTLSMTVYGDLDVSVIDAMPAERRPISTHVVFESQISDVHRFIREQVAEGRQAYIVYPLVEKSEKLELKSAVEHHETLQHEVFPDLKVGLLHGQMLWYEKEDAMKAFLNREFDILVATTVVEVGIDVPNATVMLVENAERFGLAQLHQLRGRVGRSGHQSYCFLATKDHFRYQINRRTTVEDRAASVIRLKTMEETTDGFRIAEVDLSLRGPGDVLGTRQSGLPEFRFADLVTDVPVIARAREEAFGLLERDPHLRAQEHRHAREVLIALFEGASGFVSVA